One genomic region from Skermania piniformis encodes:
- a CDS encoding TetR/AcrR family transcriptional regulator, producing MTDEPGPSRQGRKRAATRESIIDAAEALLERGGVDAVTLPAVSERADVALQTIYNRVGGRDAVLLAVAERALAANRDYMDEMYARPGTPEERIVAAGAAYAQFAAERPHQFRLLAAPPDLPEALDRIADLTDEQNGKLAAVLRDGVAAGTMRADLDVDQTATVLWAAFNGVLALSWRADRHRAAPDQLLALLAAIVADGIRVR from the coding sequence ATGACGGATGAACCCGGCCCGTCCCGACAAGGCCGCAAGCGCGCGGCAACCCGCGAGTCGATCATCGACGCCGCCGAAGCGCTGCTCGAACGCGGCGGCGTCGACGCGGTAACGCTGCCGGCGGTGTCGGAGCGGGCCGACGTTGCCCTACAGACGATCTACAACCGGGTCGGCGGGCGCGACGCGGTGCTGCTCGCGGTGGCCGAGCGCGCCCTGGCCGCCAACCGCGACTACATGGACGAGATGTATGCGCGGCCGGGGACCCCGGAGGAGCGGATCGTGGCCGCGGGAGCGGCGTACGCCCAGTTCGCTGCGGAACGGCCGCACCAGTTCCGGCTACTCGCGGCACCCCCGGACCTGCCGGAGGCGCTGGACCGGATCGCCGATCTGACCGACGAACAGAACGGCAAGCTGGCCGCCGTCCTCCGGGACGGCGTCGCCGCCGGCACCATGCGTGCCGACCTCGACGTCGATCAGACGGCCACCGTGCTCTGGGCGGCCTTCAACGGTGTCCTCGCGCTGTCCTGGCGGGCCGATCGGCACCGCGCCGCACCGGACCAGCTCCTTGCGCTGTTGGCCGCCATCGTGGCCGACGGGATTCGGGTGCGCTGA
- a CDS encoding TldD/PmbA family protein: MSTREIDAEFRALPLSALADAALSAARAAGATHADLRVHRLVQQSIRLRDGQVQSVVDGTEVGLAVRVIVDGTWGFAATAELTPDTAVQTARTAVEIARTLRPLNRDPVVLADEPVYPDAQWVSDYAVDPFTVPTPDKVGLLTEYAGRLGAADGVDHTSASVLQVKEQTYYADTAGTRTIQQRVRLHPELAATTVDASTGGFESMRTLAPPVGRGWEYLTGADGTWDWNDELARIPEWLAEKAKAPSVTPGPTDLVIDPSNLWLTIHESIGHATEYDRAIGYESAYAGTSFATPDKLGTLRYGAPGMHVTADRTEPHGLATVGYDDDGVAGQRWDLIRDGVLVGYQLDRVFAARLGLDRSNGCSYADAALHVPIQRMANVSLQPGPDDLTTADLISQVDNGIYIVGDKSWSIDMQRYNFQFTGQRFFRIRNGRIDGQLRDVAYQATTTDFWGAMTAVGGRSTWRLGGAFNCGKAQPGQVAAVSHGCPAVLVRGVNILNTRAEGQQ, translated from the coding sequence GTGAGCACCCGCGAGATCGACGCCGAGTTCCGCGCACTGCCGTTGTCCGCGCTGGCCGACGCGGCGCTGTCCGCCGCTCGAGCGGCCGGCGCGACACACGCCGATCTACGCGTGCACCGACTGGTGCAGCAGTCGATCCGGTTGCGAGACGGGCAGGTGCAGTCGGTCGTCGACGGCACCGAGGTCGGCCTCGCGGTGCGCGTGATCGTCGACGGGACCTGGGGATTCGCAGCTACCGCCGAATTGACGCCCGACACCGCAGTGCAGACGGCGCGGACCGCGGTGGAGATCGCCCGCACGCTGCGTCCGTTGAACCGGGACCCGGTGGTGCTCGCGGACGAGCCGGTGTACCCGGATGCGCAGTGGGTGTCCGACTACGCGGTGGACCCGTTCACCGTCCCGACCCCGGACAAGGTGGGGTTGCTGACCGAGTACGCCGGTCGGTTGGGTGCGGCCGACGGTGTCGATCACACGTCGGCGAGCGTCCTGCAGGTCAAAGAGCAGACCTACTACGCCGACACCGCCGGGACTCGCACGATCCAGCAGCGGGTTCGGCTGCACCCGGAGCTGGCGGCGACCACGGTGGACGCGTCGACCGGCGGGTTCGAGTCCATGCGCACCCTGGCTCCGCCGGTCGGCCGGGGCTGGGAGTATCTGACCGGCGCGGACGGCACCTGGGACTGGAACGACGAGCTTGCCCGCATTCCGGAATGGTTGGCCGAGAAGGCGAAAGCGCCCTCGGTCACCCCCGGGCCCACCGATCTGGTGATCGACCCGAGCAACCTGTGGCTGACCATCCACGAGTCGATCGGTCACGCTACCGAATACGACCGTGCGATCGGCTACGAATCCGCCTACGCCGGAACCTCGTTCGCAACACCGGACAAGTTGGGCACGCTGCGTTACGGCGCGCCCGGCATGCATGTCACCGCCGACCGCACCGAGCCGCATGGGTTGGCGACCGTCGGCTACGACGACGACGGTGTGGCCGGTCAACGCTGGGACCTGATTCGCGACGGCGTGTTGGTCGGTTATCAGCTCGACCGGGTGTTCGCCGCGCGGCTCGGGCTGGACCGATCCAACGGCTGCTCCTACGCCGACGCCGCGCTGCACGTGCCGATCCAGCGGATGGCAAACGTCTCGCTGCAGCCCGGGCCCGACGACCTGACCACCGCCGATCTGATCTCACAGGTGGACAACGGAATCTACATCGTCGGCGACAAGTCGTGGTCGATCGATATGCAGCGGTACAATTTCCAGTTCACCGGGCAACGGTTCTTCCGAATCCGCAACGGGCGGATCGACGGCCAGCTCCGCGACGTCGCCTACCAGGCCACGACCACCGACTTCTGGGGTGCGATGACCGCGGTCGGCGGTCGGTCCACCTGGCGGCTCGGCGGCGCGTTCAACTGTGGCAAGGCGCAGCCGGGGCAGGTGGCGGCGGTATCGCACGGCTGTCCGGCGGTGCTGGTGCGTGGCGTGAACATCCTCAACACCCGAGCGGAGGGTCAGCAGTGA
- a CDS encoding PPOX class F420-dependent oxidoreductase produces MDSPFGSIVDAKYVYLTTHRKDGTPVGSPLWFAVDGSKLILWTVTDSWKVKRLRRNPDVTVQACSLRGDKRFGPIVTGRAEVVDGDGARRARTAVSRRYGIVGWFTVTGSLIRRGRDGSCGIVVTANPE; encoded by the coding sequence GTGGATTCTCCATTCGGTTCGATCGTCGACGCGAAGTACGTGTACCTGACCACCCATCGCAAGGACGGCACGCCGGTCGGCAGTCCGCTCTGGTTCGCGGTGGACGGCTCGAAACTCATCCTCTGGACCGTGACGGATTCCTGGAAGGTCAAGCGGCTGCGCCGGAATCCGGACGTGACCGTGCAGGCCTGCTCGCTGCGCGGGGACAAACGGTTCGGGCCGATCGTGACCGGTCGGGCCGAGGTGGTGGACGGCGACGGCGCCCGCCGCGCTCGTACCGCCGTCTCTCGCCGGTACGGGATCGTCGGCTGGTTCACCGTTACCGGCAGCCTGATCCGCCGAGGCCGCGACGGCAGCTGCGGCATCGTGGTCACCGCGAACCCGGAGTAG
- a CDS encoding saccharopine dehydrogenase family protein has product MTGTIVVFGATGYAGELAVEALMRRGIRPVVAGHSAARTQAAAQRLGGLEHRLADATDLDSLRALVAAGDVLITTVGPFDHVGHNAAQAAADQGAHYLDSTGEVGFVRTLQDRHDTQARRTGATMLPAFGNDYVPGFLAGAVAIQRGGTTVRSLDIGYFIDGSLRGGKGLSKGTRTTVAEGLSLPVTLWHNHTLVDRRAAATVRSFRIDGRTRTAALATGTEVLFLPREHPQLASVTVYNGWFPEISRLLPLVTALTTTVSQLPLGARALDTVLSRTTGEPGGPDTAERARTRAHTVAVAKDAGGTVLAEVHVVGPSVYDLTAELMAWAGDELAHGRAAAAGVLSPTEAFGLDTLTRACADIGLVVS; this is encoded by the coding sequence ATGACCGGCACGATCGTCGTCTTCGGAGCCACCGGATACGCCGGCGAGCTCGCCGTCGAAGCGTTGATGCGCCGCGGTATCCGCCCGGTCGTCGCCGGGCACTCGGCGGCACGCACGCAGGCCGCGGCGCAGCGCCTCGGCGGGCTCGAACACCGGCTGGCCGACGCGACCGACCTCGATAGCCTCCGTGCGCTGGTCGCCGCCGGTGATGTGCTTATCACCACGGTCGGACCGTTCGATCACGTCGGGCACAACGCCGCGCAGGCTGCCGCCGATCAGGGCGCGCACTACCTCGACTCCACCGGTGAGGTCGGCTTCGTCCGCACTCTCCAGGACCGCCACGACACCCAGGCCCGACGCACCGGCGCAACCATGCTCCCGGCGTTCGGCAACGATTACGTCCCCGGTTTCCTCGCCGGCGCGGTCGCGATCCAGCGCGGCGGGACGACCGTCCGTTCGCTCGACATCGGGTACTTCATCGACGGATCACTCCGCGGCGGTAAGGGACTGAGCAAGGGGACGCGCACCACCGTCGCCGAGGGGCTGAGTCTGCCGGTGACCCTGTGGCACAACCACACGTTGGTCGATCGCCGTGCGGCCGCGACCGTGCGCAGCTTCCGGATCGACGGCCGCACCCGCACCGCCGCCCTGGCTACCGGGACCGAGGTGTTGTTCCTGCCGCGCGAACACCCGCAACTGGCGTCGGTGACCGTCTACAACGGTTGGTTCCCCGAGATCAGCCGGCTGCTGCCGCTGGTCACCGCGCTGACCACCACCGTCTCGCAGCTCCCACTCGGTGCCCGCGCCCTCGATACCGTGCTGTCGCGCACCACCGGCGAGCCCGGGGGACCGGACACTGCGGAGCGAGCCAGGACCCGCGCCCACACGGTCGCCGTCGCCAAGGACGCCGGCGGAACCGTGCTCGCCGAAGTGCACGTCGTCGGGCCCAGCGTCTACGACCTCACCGCCGAGCTCATGGCGTGGGCCGGCGACGAGCTGGCCCACGGCCGTGCTGCCGCGGCCGGCGTCCTCAGCCCGACCGAGGCATTCGGCCTCGACACCCTCACCCGCGCGTGTGCCGACATCGGCCTCGTCGTCTCCTGA
- a CDS encoding SDR family NAD(P)-dependent oxidoreductase, with translation MSRYNLAGRTVVLTGSTGGLGAALATALRARGANLALLDLDAAAVQAQADRLGPDSVARGWTVDVRDLDSVQTAIEAAAEHFGRVDVVIANAGIGSMASIESLDPDVFDRVVDINLGGVWRTFRAALPHVKAQRGYLLAISSMAAFIHSPLNGPYVASKAGVWALADATRLELRHYGVAVGSAHPTFFETPMMADVHADPAGTRLWGGNKQGLWKMISLDEVVDDIVAGIERRAPLVVSPRGNTLVARVPGLIRPIVERIGFPGTTIPEAAALADSGWITGKSGAHDG, from the coding sequence ATGTCTCGCTACAACCTGGCCGGCCGGACGGTCGTCCTCACCGGCTCCACCGGCGGCCTCGGCGCCGCCCTCGCCACCGCACTACGCGCCCGGGGCGCCAACCTCGCCCTGCTCGACCTCGACGCCGCCGCGGTGCAGGCGCAAGCAGACCGGCTCGGCCCGGACTCGGTCGCCCGCGGCTGGACCGTCGACGTCCGTGACCTCGACAGCGTCCAGACCGCAATCGAGGCCGCAGCCGAGCATTTCGGCCGGGTCGACGTGGTGATCGCCAACGCGGGCATCGGCTCGATGGCCTCGATCGAGTCGCTGGACCCGGACGTCTTCGACCGTGTCGTCGACATCAACCTCGGCGGCGTGTGGCGAACGTTCCGGGCCGCCCTCCCGCACGTCAAGGCACAGCGCGGCTATCTGCTGGCGATCTCCTCGATGGCGGCGTTCATCCACTCGCCACTGAACGGGCCCTACGTGGCGAGCAAGGCCGGGGTGTGGGCGCTGGCCGATGCCACCCGGCTCGAGCTCCGGCACTACGGCGTGGCGGTCGGCAGCGCGCACCCGACCTTCTTCGAAACCCCGATGATGGCCGATGTGCACGCCGATCCCGCCGGCACCCGGCTGTGGGGCGGCAACAAACAGGGCCTGTGGAAGATGATCAGCCTCGACGAGGTGGTCGACGACATCGTCGCCGGGATCGAGCGGCGGGCGCCGCTGGTGGTGTCGCCGCGCGGCAATACGCTCGTCGCCCGGGTTCCCGGCCTGATCCGCCCGATCGTCGAGCGCATCGGCTTCCCCGGCACCACGATCCCCGAGGCGGCGGCGCTCGCCGACTCCGGCTGGATCACCGGAAAGAGCGGCGCCCATGACGGATGA
- a CDS encoding alpha/beta hydrolase, translated as MTRTDVTFPSSETTCAAWLYTPDSGSPSSPAPIIVMAHGLGGVKEERLDAFAERFAAAGYASLVFDYRYFGASGGEPRQLLDIASQRADWRAAVAYARSLPTVDPDRVVVWGTSFGGGHSIVTAAEDKRIAAAISQCPFTDGLASSTATAPWVSAKVAVRAVRDVVGARLGMAPVMIPTYGPPGSTALMTSPDAVSGVEALMPPGADIAKGAAARIALQIALAFPGRKAKDVECPIFFAICEQDTVAPAEPTQRYAAQAPRGEIKLYDTGHFDIYVGEWFERNVADQIDFLTRHVPPS; from the coding sequence ATGACCCGTACCGACGTCACCTTTCCCTCCAGCGAAACCACTTGCGCCGCTTGGCTTTACACCCCCGATAGCGGCTCACCCAGCTCACCCGCCCCGATCATCGTGATGGCGCACGGCCTGGGTGGCGTCAAGGAAGAACGGCTCGACGCGTTCGCCGAACGGTTCGCCGCCGCCGGCTACGCCAGCCTCGTCTTCGACTACCGCTACTTCGGCGCCAGCGGCGGCGAGCCCCGACAGCTGCTCGACATCGCGAGCCAGCGCGCAGACTGGCGAGCGGCGGTCGCCTACGCCCGGTCGCTGCCGACCGTCGACCCCGATCGGGTCGTCGTGTGGGGAACGTCGTTCGGCGGCGGGCATTCCATCGTCACGGCAGCCGAAGACAAGCGCATCGCCGCCGCGATCTCCCAGTGCCCGTTCACCGACGGGCTGGCGTCGAGTACGGCCACCGCACCGTGGGTGTCGGCCAAGGTCGCCGTTCGCGCGGTCCGCGACGTGGTCGGCGCCCGACTGGGTATGGCCCCGGTGATGATCCCCACCTACGGTCCGCCCGGATCCACCGCACTGATGACCTCGCCCGACGCCGTCTCGGGCGTCGAAGCCCTCATGCCGCCGGGCGCCGATATCGCCAAGGGCGCCGCCGCCCGGATCGCGCTGCAGATCGCCCTCGCCTTCCCGGGCCGCAAAGCCAAAGACGTCGAATGTCCCATCTTCTTCGCCATCTGCGAGCAGGACACCGTGGCGCCGGCCGAACCGACGCAGCGCTACGCCGCGCAAGCGCCCCGCGGTGAGATCAAGCTCTACGACACCGGCCACTTCGACATCTATGTCGGCGAATGGTTCGAGCGCAACGTCGCCGACCAGATCGACTTCCTCACCCGGCACGTCCCGCCGAGCTGA
- a CDS encoding metallopeptidase TldD-related protein — MIAADDVVDRALAASRADETVVIVADTAEASLRWAGNSMTTNGRTSSRSWTVVSIDRTGEQARVGSVSSTSVDPSDIEMVVRASEAAAADAEPAADAMSALAAVTAVDGPAAPVESPRMFERLAAPLAEAFSVADKLYGFALQQITTTTLGTSAGLRRRYTDPTGSIELNGKRGAGASAWVGAHTKDFADVDVPTLLAELDTRLDWTARRVELPAGRYDTVLPPSPVADLMIDLMWSMEGRGAEEGHTAFTRSGGGTRVGERLTDLPLTLRSDPHAAGLEYAPFVATGASSEAISVFDNGMPIERVDWIRDGTIGALAYPRSAAAEFGAPVAVPGENLLLTGGSAASTADLVADVERGLLLTTLWYIRMVDPITLLLTGLTRDGVYLIEDGAVTAAVNNFRFNESPLDLLRRVRAAGATVPTLPREWKDWFTRTAMPPLRIPDFHMSSVSPAT, encoded by the coding sequence GTGATCGCTGCCGATGACGTGGTCGATCGAGCGCTCGCGGCGTCCCGCGCGGACGAGACGGTGGTGATCGTCGCCGACACGGCGGAGGCATCGCTGCGTTGGGCCGGCAACTCGATGACCACGAACGGTCGCACGTCGAGTCGGTCCTGGACTGTGGTGTCGATCGACCGGACCGGCGAACAGGCTCGGGTCGGCAGCGTCAGCTCCACCAGCGTCGACCCGAGCGATATCGAGATGGTGGTGCGGGCGAGCGAAGCGGCGGCCGCCGACGCCGAGCCGGCCGCAGATGCGATGTCCGCGCTTGCGGCGGTCACCGCCGTCGACGGCCCCGCCGCCCCGGTCGAGTCGCCCCGGATGTTCGAGCGGCTCGCCGCTCCGCTGGCCGAAGCGTTCTCGGTCGCCGACAAACTGTACGGCTTTGCGTTGCAACAGATCACCACCACGACGTTGGGTACCTCGGCGGGGCTGCGGCGGCGGTACACCGACCCGACCGGGTCGATCGAGTTGAACGGCAAACGCGGCGCCGGTGCCAGCGCCTGGGTCGGCGCCCACACCAAGGACTTCGCCGACGTCGACGTTCCGACGCTGCTGGCAGAACTCGACACCCGGCTGGATTGGACCGCGCGGCGGGTGGAGCTGCCCGCCGGCCGATACGACACCGTGCTCCCGCCGTCGCCGGTGGCCGACCTGATGATCGATCTGATGTGGTCGATGGAAGGTCGCGGCGCCGAAGAAGGACACACGGCGTTCACCCGCTCGGGCGGGGGCACCCGGGTCGGCGAACGCCTGACCGACCTGCCGTTGACGCTGCGCTCCGACCCGCACGCGGCCGGCCTGGAGTATGCCCCGTTCGTCGCGACCGGCGCGTCGTCGGAGGCGATCTCGGTATTCGACAACGGGATGCCGATCGAGCGGGTCGACTGGATCCGGGACGGGACGATCGGTGCGCTCGCCTACCCTCGTTCCGCCGCCGCCGAATTCGGCGCTCCGGTGGCTGTGCCCGGCGAAAACCTGCTCCTCACCGGCGGTTCCGCCGCCTCGACCGCGGACCTGGTGGCCGATGTCGAACGCGGCCTGCTGCTCACCACGCTCTGGTACATCCGGATGGTCGACCCGATCACGCTGTTGCTCACCGGACTCACCCGGGACGGGGTGTACCTGATCGAGGACGGTGCGGTCACCGCGGCGGTGAACAACTTCCGGTTCAATGAAAGCCCGCTCGATCTGCTGCGCCGAGTCCGGGCGGCCGGGGCGACGGTGCCCACGCTGCCCCGCGAATGGAAGGACTGGTTCACCAGGACGGCGATGCCACCGCTGCGAATTCCCGACTTCCACATGTCCTCGGTGAGTCCGGCCACCTGA
- a CDS encoding tetratricopeptide repeat protein: protein MLLTTIDPSRVLVVAVGIDCYQDPEMRLNGAAAYAHRFAEWALGWGVPADNVWLACSWPSDTAIPSSPARQLQPTFTGIQDLLADAAEFDADLLLLYWCGHGVLNIQRERTLFTADARAGVRRQHNVSDIQQYLSSTTVRRLDRQIIVVDACANFYADLNLDEALPGGTLNTGRPRHVNHYQLFSASQGQIAEHDPVTGTTLFSELVLEWLAAADPTALPDVNELTAHVSAEFARSDLRQRPTTFVLRHSHGENRDWSYAGGVLGGAAPQIVVGAIPAAPAALVVRPAADALARQVREAPVVAVVTGLRGVGKSQLAAELARSRVADGCGLVLWLNAEESDGLLADLAAAADALGVADPEGDSTKSARRLRDTLSARREPGLLVFDNATDPDRLRAFLPVAGPVRVVITSTDQTFAELGKRLPLDVFHRDESVDYLARVTGLEDPSGADALAIELGDLPLALAVAAAAIAGPSWGWGGYRDYLAELRAYPLDETLRRRVGSDYPRSVVQAVLLSRSKCIAGTADPALDRDTESDQLTGRVLETLAMLSPDGVPPDFLTPLAGQQPAKRQLRRAIERCVTASLVSWSGDRELLLMHRLVGRVLREQAVADDSVGRVAGAALELLTDRLFDHREAWQRRAEGEQLLAQIEAIWATGVYTDPDPTADASVAAVLDARSWAVRHLMERADLARAIPLGEVVLSDRVRVLGADHPSTLTSRHNLAGAYESAGRVGEAIDLFEVVLSDSVRVLGADHPSTLVSRHNLAGAYRSAGRVGEAIDLFEAVLSDRVRVLGADHPSTLVSRHNLAGAYESAGRVGEAIDLFEAVLSDSVRVLGADHPDTLTSRHNLAGAYESAGRVGEAIDLFEAVLSDRVRVLGADHPNTLASRHNLAYTYRSAGRVGEAIDLFEAVLSDRVRVLGADHPNTLASRHNLAYTYRSAGRLGEAIDLFEAVLSDRVRVLGADHPNTLASRHNLAYTYRSAGRLGEAIDLFEAVLTDSVRVLGADHPNTLASRNNLADAYESAGRVGEAIDLFEAVLTDRVRVLGADHPNTLTSRHNLADAYESVGRVGEAIELFEAVLTDTVRVLGADHPDTLATRQALDRARAEADG from the coding sequence GTGCTCTTGACTACGATCGACCCGTCTCGGGTGTTGGTGGTAGCGGTCGGCATCGACTGCTACCAGGACCCGGAGATGCGTCTCAACGGTGCCGCGGCGTATGCCCACCGGTTCGCGGAATGGGCGCTGGGCTGGGGCGTACCGGCCGACAACGTCTGGCTGGCCTGCTCCTGGCCGAGCGACACGGCAATTCCGTCGTCGCCCGCGCGGCAGCTCCAGCCGACCTTCACCGGCATCCAGGATCTGCTGGCCGACGCCGCCGAGTTCGACGCCGACCTGCTGTTGTTGTATTGGTGTGGGCACGGTGTGTTGAACATCCAGCGGGAGCGCACGCTGTTCACCGCGGACGCCCGGGCGGGGGTTCGGCGACAGCACAATGTGTCGGATATCCAGCAGTATCTGAGCTCGACTACGGTGCGGCGGCTCGACCGGCAGATCATCGTGGTCGACGCCTGCGCCAACTTCTACGCCGACCTGAACCTCGACGAGGCACTGCCGGGTGGCACGCTGAACACCGGTCGCCCACGCCACGTGAATCACTATCAGCTGTTTTCGGCGAGCCAGGGGCAGATTGCCGAGCACGATCCGGTGACCGGCACGACTCTGTTCTCCGAGCTGGTGCTGGAATGGCTCGCCGCCGCGGACCCGACCGCATTGCCCGACGTCAACGAGCTGACCGCGCATGTATCGGCCGAGTTCGCGAGGTCGGACCTTCGGCAGCGTCCCACCACCTTCGTGTTACGGCACAGCCACGGCGAGAACCGGGACTGGAGCTATGCCGGCGGAGTGCTGGGCGGAGCGGCGCCCCAGATCGTCGTCGGCGCGATCCCGGCCGCGCCGGCCGCACTGGTGGTGCGCCCGGCGGCCGACGCGCTCGCGCGCCAGGTTCGCGAGGCTCCGGTGGTGGCCGTGGTCACCGGACTCCGCGGGGTCGGCAAGAGCCAGCTCGCGGCGGAGCTTGCCCGATCGCGGGTCGCCGACGGCTGCGGTCTGGTGCTCTGGCTCAACGCCGAGGAATCGGACGGCTTGTTGGCAGATCTGGCCGCCGCTGCGGACGCGTTGGGCGTCGCCGATCCCGAGGGTGATTCGACGAAGTCGGCTCGCCGCTTGCGCGATACCTTGTCCGCCCGACGCGAGCCCGGACTGCTGGTGTTCGACAACGCCACCGACCCCGACCGGCTGCGCGCGTTCCTCCCGGTGGCCGGCCCGGTCCGGGTAGTGATCACCAGCACCGATCAGACGTTCGCCGAACTCGGCAAGCGGCTGCCGCTCGACGTGTTTCACCGGGACGAATCGGTCGACTACCTCGCGCGGGTCACCGGGCTGGAGGATCCGTCCGGCGCCGATGCGCTCGCCATTGAGCTCGGCGACCTCCCCTTGGCGCTGGCGGTCGCCGCGGCCGCGATTGCCGGCCCGAGCTGGGGCTGGGGCGGCTACCGGGATTACCTGGCCGAGCTGCGCGCGTACCCGCTGGACGAGACACTGCGCCGCCGCGTCGGCAGCGACTATCCGCGCTCGGTGGTTCAGGCGGTGCTGCTGTCCCGCTCGAAATGTATCGCCGGGACCGCCGATCCGGCATTGGATCGAGATACCGAGTCCGATCAGCTGACCGGCCGCGTGCTGGAGACGCTGGCGATGCTCTCGCCCGACGGTGTACCGCCGGATTTCCTGACCCCGCTGGCTGGTCAGCAACCGGCCAAGCGTCAGCTGCGTCGGGCGATCGAGCGGTGTGTTACCGCCAGCCTGGTGTCCTGGTCGGGCGACCGTGAACTGCTCTTGATGCACCGGTTGGTCGGCCGAGTGCTGCGGGAACAAGCCGTCGCCGACGATTCCGTGGGCCGCGTCGCCGGCGCGGCGCTCGAGCTGCTCACCGACAGGTTGTTCGACCATCGCGAGGCCTGGCAGCGCCGGGCCGAGGGCGAGCAGCTGCTGGCCCAGATCGAAGCCATATGGGCCACCGGCGTGTACACCGATCCTGACCCGACTGCCGACGCATCAGTGGCCGCAGTGCTGGACGCTCGGTCGTGGGCGGTGCGGCACCTCATGGAACGCGCCGACCTCGCCCGAGCGATACCGCTCGGCGAGGTGGTCCTGTCCGACCGGGTGCGGGTCCTCGGTGCCGACCACCCGAGCACTCTCACCTCGCGCCACAACCTCGCCGGCGCCTACGAGTCGGCGGGGCGGGTGGGTGAGGCGATCGACCTGTTCGAGGTGGTCCTGTCCGACAGTGTTCGGGTCCTCGGTGCCGACCACCCGAGCACTCTCGTCTCCCGCCACAACCTCGCCGGCGCCTACCGGTCGGCGGGGCGGGTGGGTGAGGCGATCGACCTGTTCGAGGCGGTCCTGTCCGACCGGGTGCGGGTCCTCGGTGCCGACCACCCGAGCACTCTCGTCTCCCGCCACAACCTCGCCGGCGCCTACGAGTCGGCGGGGCGGGTGGGTGAGGCGATCGACCTGTTCGAGGCGGTCCTGTCCGACAGTGTTCGGGTCCTCGGTGCCGACCACCCGGACACTCTCACCTCGCGCCACAACCTCGCCGGCGCCTACGAGTCGGCGGGGCGGGTGGGTGAGGCGATCGACCTGTTCGAGGCGGTCCTGTCCGACCGGGTGCGGGTCCTCGGTGCCGACCACCCGAACACGCTCGCCTCCCGCCACAACCTCGCCTACACCTACCGGTCGGCGGGGCGGGTGGGTGAGGCGATCGACCTGTTCGAGGCGGTCCTGTCCGACCGGGTGCGGGTCCTCGGTGCCGACCACCCGAACACGCTCGCCTCCCGCCACAACCTCGCCTACACCTACCGGTCGGCGGGGCGGCTGGGTGAGGCGATCGACCTGTTCGAGGCGGTCCTGTCCGACCGGGTGCGGGTCCTCGGTGCCGACCACCCGAACACGCTCGCCTCCCGCCACAACCTCGCCTACACCTACCGGTCGGCGGGGCGGCTGGGTGAGGCGATCGACCTGTTCGAGGCGGTCCTGACCGACAGTGTTCGGGTCCTCGGTGCCGACCACCCGAACACGCTCGCCTCCCGCAACAACCTCGCCGACGCCTACGAGTCGGCGGGGCGGGTGGGTGAGGCGATCGACCTGTTCGAGGCGGTCCTGACCGACCGGGTGCGGGTCCTCGGTGCCGACCACCCGAACACGCTCACCTCCCGCCACAACCTCGCCGACGCCTACGAGTCGGTGGGGCGGGTGGGTGAGGCGATCGAGCTGTTCGAGGCGGTCCTGACCGACACTGTGCGGGTCCTGGGTGCCGACCACCCCGACACGCTGGCCACCCGGCAGGCGCTCGACCGTGCCCGTGCCGAGGCGGACGGTTGA